In Hypomesus transpacificus isolate Combined female unplaced genomic scaffold, fHypTra1 scaffold_27, whole genome shotgun sequence, one genomic interval encodes:
- the ajm1 gene encoding apical junction component 1 homolog yields the protein MTRTDPPDILVSTVYQDIKVNLISSHSKASPLSKQCDSQNHNTLEDNQDNVNKRHCRTFDYKSLEYPKSTKSSMEYPYRKADRHAAHPDVAWNALGRQQVYRFSAPDIFSHRLTPQPLATEMAREEVVPEQKRRARSKSATRVQTNLTPLSFEGSPSMGRRGREAQRAPRNPNWRPEVSPRRESSYAATRALMHEVHPIKLQPQRADVSHYSPFYVADNAEEGGPDKPATSPHVRCRVDIKPDMAIPKHSGRKPVTARVDIPWQRYHSTGSRSLTVPRHFSTSRTPTPTDSFSGEYRQAYQYSHSMPNSYIQPMEIPLQRMPSSGDYNGRERRAHSSPNVPTKFFYADDPGRYVATTPIQPRTYYQEECYDMHSQNPTPKVQYVQDPRTRMVHTVPSRSYISELEPYPYQVQAAYSKAYTASEPGTYIIQTPPTRTLFGEDPRTYQIQTGPPRIFYANGMYTTPPEHHIPARAYYTERHKRAQVVQQQPDDWYGSDASGYSTHPASYVSQVTPTRVRQEPMPTPWYANPCMEPPRIGTDERPYSRSWDNILNSRVEREQPLPVQRGRSYENLLASEKRNSAMDDKPQPVVVNLSTSPRRYAALSLSDNSLIDKSPTETAKGTVSKLWFVTPEITITDNDIRPGNLRKSEGRSASWDVLDSRTAVAPEATQPETMSCSVDSTKEKTHNSASLQQSLEQLDELLADLVTDYKPPTRRASEDLLDQLKKLIDEEEAASLSRKGSKAGSEEPGPLDKQPTSIRINPDALRDIDGGSDAMRSADECSPDQSPDEDDTMMCSNNKCRRTETLFNACLYFKSCHSCYTYYCSRNCRREDWDIHKESCLYGRIGSVCRHIIKHCRETVEVHKAFSRIAKVGFLSRGRGVLFLGFPNPGSSSNFLQHGLESLLMSPTYLSLRELDSFKDNLGEYCKELQEAGTEYDPNECFLLNVSIAVGDQLPDGPSPRNQAPTVRKYAKVALASFSPERKVHKKESDMETLILTPPPGTADIDKEGEEGRKAREICFINIQRELRIRGVFLRHEYPQVYQQLCEFVESNRRFTPTTIYPIDKRTGKQFMCMIMAASEPRTLDWVGTPHLLDDII from the coding sequence ATGACACGCACAGACCCACCTGACATACTGGTATCAACTGTGTATCAAGATATAAAAGTTAACCTAATTTCTTCGCACTCAAAAGCCTCTCCTCTTTCAAAACAATGTGATTCCCAAAACCACAACACACTGGAGGACAATCAGGATAACGTAAACAAGAGGCACTGTCGTACCTTTGACTACAAGTCACTGGAGTACCCCAAATCCACCAAATCCTCAATGGAATACCCATACAGGAAGGCTGACAGGCATGCAGCCCATCCAGATGTTGCCTGGAATGCATTGGGCCGCCAGCAGGTATACCGCTTTTCTGCACCAGACATTTTCAGCCATAGACTCACCCCTCAACCACTGGCCACAGAGATGGCACGGGAAGAGGTTGTGCCTGAGCAAAAGAGAAGGGCCAGATCAAAAAGTGCCACCCGAGTTCAGACCAACCTCACGCCTCTCTCTTTTGAAGGCTCCCCATCCATGGGAagaagaggcagggaggcccagCGGGCTCCACGGAACCCTAACTGGAGACCTGAGGTATCACCACGTAGGGAGTCCTCCTACGCAGCAACCAGGGCTCTCATGCATGAGGTGCATCCCATAAAGCTGCAGCCCCAGAGGGCCGACGTAAGCCACTATTCGCCTTTCTATGTTGCAGACAATGCAGAAGAGGGAGGGCCAGACAAGCCAGCAACAAGCCCTCATGTCAGGTGTCGGGTAGACATCAAACCGGACATGGCCATTCCGAAACATTCTGGACGAAAACCTGTGACTGCCAGAGTTGACATACCCTGGCAGAGGTACCATAGTACAGGAAGTAGAAGTTTGACAGTGCCTCGCCATTTCTCCACGTCAAGGACCCCAACTCCCACTGACTCATTCAGTGGAGAGTACAGGCAAGCATACCAGTATTCCCACAGCATGCCAAATAGTTACATTCAGCCAATGGAGATCCCTCTGCAAAGAATGCCTTCCTCTGGTGATTATAATGGTAGGGAACGCAGGGCACATTCCAGCCCCAATGTGCCAACCAAGTTCTTTTATGCAGATGACCCAGGAAGGTATGTGGCCACTACCCCTATTCAGCCAAGGACTTACTATCAGGAGGAATGCTACGACATGCACAGTCAAAATCCTACTCCCAAAGTGCAGTATGTCCAGGATCCAAGGACTCGAATGGTGCATACTGTACCTTCCCGATCATATATTTCAGAATTAGAGCCTTACCCATACCAAGTGCAAGCTGCATATTCAAAGGCGTATACAGCAAGTGAGCCAGGGACATATATTATCCAGACACCACCAACAAGAACATTATTTGGGGAAGATCCAAGGACTTATCAAATTCAAACAGGGCCACCAAGGATTTTCTATGCGAATGGCATGTATACAACCCCACCAGAGCATCACATTCCGGCAAGGGCATATTACACAGAGCGTCATAAACGTGCACAAGTTGTTCAGCAACAACCAGATGACTGGTATGGCTCGGATGCATCTGGTTATTCCACCCATCCAGCCTCATATGTTTCCCAGGTCACTCCAACCAGAGTTAGGCAAGAGCCAATGCCAACACCTTGGTATGCTAATCCATGCATGGAGCCACCACGAATTGGTACTGACGAAAGACCGTACTCAAGGTCTTGGGACAATATTCTCAACTCTCGAGTGGAGAGGGAGCAGCCCCTGCCTGTTCAGCGAGGTCGAAGTTATGAAAACCTTCTTGCCTCAGAGAAGCGAAATTCTGCCATGGATGATAAACCACAGCCGGTGGTTGTTAATCTTTCAACTTCACCAAGACGTTACGCAGCTTTATCCTTGTCTGATAATTCTTTAATTGATAAGAGTCCAACTGAAACAGCAAAGGGCACAGTCAGCAAACTTTGGTTTGTCACTCCTGAGATCACCATAACTGATAATGACATTAGACCAGGTAACCTCAGAAAGTCTGAAGGACGATCTGCTAGTTGGGATGTGCTGGACTCAAGAACTGCTGTGGCTCCAGAAGCTACTCAGCCAGAAACAATGTCCTGCTCTGTGGACTCCACCAAAGAAAAGACACACAACAGCGCCTCACTCCAGCAAAGCCTGGAGCAACTCGATGAGCTACTCGCAGACCTTGTTACTGACTACAAGCCTCCCACTCGGAGAGCAAGTGAAGATCTtctagatcaactcaagaagttGATTGATGAAGAAGAGGCGGCATCTCTGTCCAGAAAGGGCTCAAAGGCAGGGTCAGAAGAACCAGGACCACTAGACAAGCAGCCCACCTCTATACGAATTAATCCTGATGCACTTCGAGATATAGACGGTGGCAGCGATGCCATGAGGAGTGCAGATGAATGTTCTCCAGATCAGAGCCCGGATGAGGATGACACCATGATGTGTTCAAACAACAAATGCAGAAGGACAGAGACCTTATTCAATGCTTGTCTCTACTTCAAATCCTGTCACAGCTGCTATACCTACTACTGCTCACGCAATTGTCGCAGGGAAGATTGGGACATTCATAAAGAAAGCTGTCTGTACGGACGAATCGGCAGCGTGTGCCGTCACATCATTAAGCACTGCCGCGAGACTGTCGAGGTGCACAAAGCCTTCTCCCGCATTGCCAAAGTGGGCTTTCTTtccagaggaagaggagtccTCTTCTTGGGTTTTCCAAACCCAGGGTCATCCAGTAACTTCCTGCAACATGGCCTAGAAAGTCTCTTAATGTCCCCTACTTACTTGTCCCTTCGAGAGCTGGACAGCTTCAAGGACAACCTGGGGGAGTATTGCAAGGAGCTCCAAGAGGCAGGCACAGAGTACGACCCAAATGAATGTTTCCTTTTGAATGTATCCATTGCAGTCGGTGACCAGTTGCCTGATGGACCATCGCCAAGGAACCAAGCCCCAACTGTCAGAAAATATGCCAAGGTGGCTCTGGCATCCTTTAGCCCAGAGAGGAAGGTTCACAAGAAAGAAAGTGACATGGAAACATTGATCCTTACTCCACCACCTGGCACAGCTGATATTgacaaagagggagaagagggcagGAAGGCCAGAGAAATCTGCTTTATCAACATCCAACGGGAGCTAAGAATCCGAGGGGTTTTCTTACGTCACGAATATCCACAGGTCTATCAGCAGCTTTGCGAGTTTGTGGAAAGCAACAGAAGGTTCACGCCTACAACCATTTATCCTATTGACAAGAGGACAGGTAAGCAGTTCATGTGCATGATCATGGCTGCCTCTGAGCCTAGAACACTTGACTGGGTAGGCACCCCCCATCTTCTTGATGACATTATTTAA